TTTATAAGCCCAAAAACATCAACCTTGTGtgcaaaaagacacaaacaatAGACGATCCCAGGGTATCTTTATGCGCAAAATACATATCCATAGGATCAATACAATATTCAGACAGGGCTGATGCCCCATCCATGCATCACTTAAAATCTACTTTTGCCCCTAATGTACAGTAACTGAGATTTTACTTTGTGAACTTCTCTCCTTGGCTGATTCTGCACTTATTCCTGAGTTTTTCAAACTATTCCCAAGTTCTTGCAAAATGTTGAGCCCTTAAACACGTTTAAAGGCATAGTCCAGTAGTATGTTTTCACTGTGCAATCAGTTCGGGACTTTTGATAAAAAGCAATTCTGTACTAAACGCGTTGGACTGCGGAGACCTTTCCGTGGTAAAAGACAGAGGAAATAAAGAACAGAAGCGTAAAGCTGGAATGCAACGGCAGATGGGCatggggccagcagggggcataaCGGCCTTCGCAAAAAGTAGTGGGAGAGATGTCCAGAGCGAGTTGGCCAGTAACACACGTTCCTGAACGGGTTCGCCCCATCAATCTACAATGCATGCGGCACACAACACAGCTAGAGTGTGGCTCTCGGCAGCTGTTTTAATGGTCTTTGCGCTGAAGACGCCCCATATAGCCTTGTGTGACCGGCGCAATGTGGCCCCTCCTGTGCAAGCGTCAACACTGCATCTTTGTCCACATCGGTCATGGTACAGAGGGGGGTTTCACACACTATTGCTGCTTAAGCACCAGATCTCATCCACTTAGTGCACACAGATCACTCTTttgctctcactcacacacgctGCTTTTACCGGAGCTTTTCCACAGCAGGCTTGTGACACTAAGTCGGAGAACACCGCTCTGAACGTTCGCGCTCTGGGCGATGAGTCAAACGGAATTTAGAACTTAGCAGGAAGGAGATGTTCTCCCATGCGAGGTCCCGCCCCGTGGCTCCAGGGCTCAGCAGCCGCAGGCTCCCCTCTTTTCCGTGTTCGGAGCGCAGAGATCCTCGGTGCCGAGCGGCGGGTTTAACGCCAGCGGCTTTTGGTTCTTCAGCCTCTGCGCTACCATGGCGAGGATGTCCTCCGGGTTGTCGCTCACCTGAGGGTTCTTGGCCGAGGTCTGAAAGAAGGGCATGCCGTGGAGCTCGGCGAACTTGCGTGCCACGTCACCGCTCACTCTGGATGCCCCGTGCAGATCACACTTGTTGCCCACCAAGACGGAGGGCACGTCGTGGCCGCGGGAGTGGCGCCTGCACTCCTCGATCCACACGGGCAGGCTCTGGAAGCTTCTTTCGTCCGTGACGTCGTACACGTAGAAGATGGCGTGCGCGCCGCGGTAGTAGTGTTGCACCATGCTCTTGCGGTAGCGCTCCTGGCCCGCCGTGTCCCACATCTGGATCTGCAAAAAGAGGTCAGGAAACACAGAGAGGGGGTTAAACATCCGGTCAAATCTGACGCAGGGcaaactttttatttacatttattcgtttcgCTGTCAGTCCTCGAAAGCAACTTGCACTGCTGAGCTGCTTATAGTAGCCACTAGTCGtattatacagccaggtaattgttactggagcaatttaaggtaagtaccttgctcaagggtactgcagcagtaggtggaattcaaacctgccacctctGAGGCCAAAAGTGGTAGCTCTAAATACTACACATGCCATCGGCTGCCTAAATACCTATCataaatactgtgttttttttttttttttttttaatatatgatTATAATGAGGCTTCATGACATCCTCTGCACCAGGCATCTCGACACATATTAATGATCACCGGTTTCATTGAATTTTGTGCACTTCACTCAGTTTGTACACGTGTGGTGTGTGCGCTCACATCTGATCGGCTGTAAGAAATGAACAGATGATTCTATGAAGGGCAAAGAGTGTCAGATGCCAGATGCAGGAGTTCAGACAGGTTATTAAGGTCTATCAACCATAAACTCTAAAAAGAAGGGCAGAACTTGCGATAATCATGAGGAAAGAGGTGGGTTAAAAGGTATAACACTCAGTGATCATCTGTGCTTCATATATAAATGCTTCAAAAAGAGCTACGATGAGCTGCGCAATTTCGGATGGGAGCGCCGACGATAGAAAGAGTCTCGAACCCGACACAAGGGCTCGACGAATGTCAGGACTAAGTAAGAAGCTGAGCAAGACACTTGCACGCAACATACTAAGAAGTGGGGGAGGCGGCGGCACTGGCATGGAAATCATGTCTGCAAGGAAGTGCCATAGATTTCACTTCTCAAAAACttggaagaagaaaaagcacattATGATATTTGCACTCATCTGACTTTTTTTGCTCAATTTCTATACATATTAACATTGTAATAATATTGTAAGTGATTTGCCTGTGCTTTCCAGTATACAAGCTGAGTCACTGCAACAAGGGCGGGACAGTCCAGTTTCATACATGCTATACCGCGGTATACACCCACTCCACCTCCGGCAGCCCTGCAGCTTGAGCAATTCAGAGCCTGACAGTGATTCACTCAGGGCTTTAACCCTTAGTTCAGCGCAGGTTACAATAATCTGGGAAGTTACTAGGATTTCATCGTCTCCCGCCGTTACTACggaaaatacagaaattctTCAGAGTTCGGTTCTTTCAGAGCCACGTTTCGGCGATGGAAACAACGAGACGTGGAGAAACAAGTCCagatgtcgggggggggggggggggggggggggtgacggaTGAGCGTGCTGTGGCCGGGTACAAAGAGGAACATGGGTTTGTGCAACGATGTCCAGCATGAGGCTGTGCAGCTGCccggggaacacacacacacgcgcacagcaGCCAGCTTAGTTCACACCAACTTTGTAACCTGCTCATCATTTCCATACTTTGCTAAAGTCACATGTTCTCAAGCTGCAAATGTCAAGTCGGTTCGACAGAACACTAAACCACCCAGCTCAGAGTTGGCTCTTATTTCATGCTTTAGCACTGATTCACCACAGAacatttttagatttttcaCACCATGAATCAACGACCGAATACAGGGAGCCTGCAGTCTATGAGCTCAGTGATGAGTAACAAGAAAGGCGACCGGGAGACACAGGACATCAAGTGAGAAACGTGTCCATACAGTCAGTGACACGTCACCGATTGATAAATGTTAGCAGTTTTACTTGAAAATGAACTTGAATCAGTGTAAAGTACCATTTGGTCCGAACAGGAGTTTATAACAGCATTAAATCACAAATAGTTCACAATCCATGTGAAATTTTTCTAGACAATCCCCCTGCTGTCCACATCTCCAGCGTTCTGTATGAAAACACAGGCCGTCCCTGAGTTGCAAAcgtctgacttacatacaacccgtagttacaaaccaacCCCAGTAAAGcttactatattaaaaatttgagttacatacaatggttcataatCAATTAAGCACTGCGCGTCTATAGCGGTCCATCGACGCATGGGCCCGAGGTACGACAAAGATGtcattcttttcagtcggaccatgttgctgttaaccgCGTCTCgtgcgttactgtatttggctttaatttttttgttttctctattataaacactgtagtcgcatttattattactatattactatgtcaaagatgtttttgtgtatcgaagtgtttaatgttttttatgcatagaaaggtacaataagacaaacatttgactaattGATATTAGACACGAACCGCACGTAATTtttccgacttatgtacaaattcgacttaaagacatacgtaggaacggaactcattcgtaatgcggggactgcctgtaaaccGAGAATAAACCTGTCAAACAGGTATGGAAGccaagggtttcagctcttagGCAGCTGAGGACACGTTGATAGCACTGCACCGCGTGGTAATTTTACACCCCTTTCAGTAAAACCCATCAGCACGTTGCTGACAGTGGAAGCCCAGAGGGGTAGGGTGTGGGGTCCGTGCACACCCTGCACATGTCAGGATCTTTACCGAGCGACACACTTATCAGGCCAGAGCAAAACGTGGGAAAGTACTGCTGTTACCACGACAAACATGGGGAAATATTCCTGTGGATCACATGTCAAATAGAACAATTTTCTCTGAGCCGCCGAAGGGGGTTGTGTGAGTGCGGGACACAAACCTGCACATGCTTGAGAGTGATCATGACTATTGGTTAATTGATTAGGCGGTCATTGATTGAACAGACCAATCAATTATGTCAATTATAGGTATGTTGGAGGGGATGACTAAAGCCAAAATGCCACTTTCAAACCTAATTTCGCTGCCTTTAATGAACCGGGCAATAAGTTTCTACCCTGGTTTCGAGAACAACGTGGCGTCGGCGCTCGGACATCCAACCGTCTTTTTTCCTGCCGACACTACAGTTGAAGGATGAAGTACGGCCCAACCAAACTGCTacgcccctccacccccacccacccagtGATCccaaagcaaaagcacaaaggttctcgattctggctccgtCACGGTGGACcagcctccccctctcactcggaactgctgaatctctgtccacgtttagaaagggtcttaaaactcacctctcctagactcacttctcccattaACTCTCAtaagttcatgtatggtgtaaattaTCATGCAgcataactttgagatcatacctgttgaaCAGCAGacaaaccttcatgcagctactcctgtaagtaaatgtttatatgaaaaaaaaatcagggattTTATTAGGAATTGTccatattcggataaagttttatccaGCTACTGTGATTGATATGGGTGGaactaaaaaaaactgtactagAATCCCGCGTCTGCGGCAAATcaaatgtctctttcttctgtaaTGAACACGATGTATCTTCTGTgagaagctttggagaaaaattgcCTGGTAAATTAATACATGATGTAGACGTAAGAAGAGC
Above is a genomic segment from Scleropages formosus chromosome 5, fSclFor1.1, whole genome shotgun sequence containing:
- the rab33ba gene encoding RAB33B, member RAS oncogene family a — its product is MSSETESSLELSSSFCLRIFKIIVIGDSGVGKTCLTHRLWSGRFPEKSEATIGVDFREKVLEVEGEWIKIQMWDTAGQERYRKSMVQHYYRGAHAIFYVYDVTDERSFQSLPVWIEECRRHSRGHDVPSVLVGNKCDLHGASRVSGDVARKFAELHGMPFFQTSAKNPQVSDNPEDILAMVAQRLKNQKPLALNPPLGTEDLCAPNTEKRGACGC